A single Pan troglodytes isolate AG18354 chromosome 19, NHGRI_mPanTro3-v2.0_pri, whole genome shotgun sequence DNA region contains:
- the FASN gene encoding fatty acid synthase isoform X1: protein MEEVVIAGMSGKLPESENLQEFWDNLIGGVDMVTDDDRRWKAGLYGLPRRSGKLKDLSRFDASFFGVHPKQAHTMDPQLRLLLEVTYEAIVDGGINPDSLRGTHTGVWVGVSGSETSEALSRDPETLVGYSMVGCQRAMMANRLSFFFDFRGPSIALDTACSSSLMALQNAYQAIHSGQCPAAIVGGINVLLKPNTSVQFLRLGMLSPEGTCKAFDTAGNGYCRSEGVVAVLLTKKSLARRVYATILNAGTNTDGFKEQGVTFPSGGIQEQLICSLYQSAGVAPESFEYIEAHGTGTKVGDPQELNGITRALCATRQEPLLIGSTKSNMGHPEPASGLAALAKVLLSLEHGLWAPNLHFHSPNPEIPALLDGRLQVVDQPLPVRGGNVGINSFGFGGSNVHVILRPNTQPPPAPAPHATLPRLLRASGRTPEAVQKLLEQGLRHSQDLAFLSMLNDIAAVPATAMPFRGYAVLGGEHGGPEVQQVPAGERPLWFICSGMGTQWRGMGLSLMRLDRFRDSILRSDEAVKPFGLKVSQLLLSTDESTFDDIVHSFVSLTAIQIGLIDLLSCMGLRPDGIVGHSLGEVACGYADGCLSQEEAVLAAYWRGQCIKEAHLPPGAMAAVGLSWEECKQRCPPGVVPACHNSKDTVTISGPQAPVFEFVEQLRKEGVFAKEVRTGGMAFHSYFMEAIAPPLLQELKKVIREPKPRSARWLSTSIPEDQWHSGLARTSSAEYNVNNLVSPVLFQEALWHVPEHAVVLEIAPHALLQAVLKRGLKPSCTIIPLMKKDHRDNLEFFLAGIGRLHLSGIDANPNALFPPVEFPAPRGTPLISPLIKWDHSLAWDVPAAEDFPNGSGSPSAAVYNIDTSSESPDHYLVDHTLDGRVLFPATGYLSIVWKTLARALGLGVEQLPVVFEDVVLHQATILPKTGTVSLEVRLLEASRAFEVSENGNLVVSGKVYQWDDPDPRLFDHPESPTPNPAEPLFLAQAEVYKELRLRGYDYGPHFQGILEASLEGDSGRLLWKDNWVSFVDTMLQMSILGSAKHGLYLPTRVTAIHIDPATHRQKLYTLQDKAQVADVVVSRWLRVTVAGGVHISGLHTESAPRRQQEQQVPILEKFCFTPHMEEGCLSERAALQEELQLCKGLAQALQTKVTQQGLKMVVPGLDGAQIPRDPSQQELPRLLSAACRLQLNGNLQLELAQVLAQERPKLPEDPLLSGLLDSPALKACLDTAVENMPSLKMKVVEVLAGHGHLYSRIPGLLSPHPLLQLSYTATDRHPQALEAAQAELQQHDVAQGQWDPADPAPSALGSADLLVCNCAVAALGDPASALSNMVAALREGGFLLLHTLLRGHPLGDIVAFLTSAEPQYGQGILSQDAWESLFSRVSLRLVGLKKSFYGSTLFLCRRPAPQDSPIFLPVDDTSFRWVESLKGILADEDSSRPVWLKAINCATSGVVGLVNCLRREPGGNRLRCVLLSNLSSTSHVPEVDPGSAELQKVLQGDLVMNVYRDGAWGAFRHFLLEEDKPEEPTAHAFVTTLTRGDLSSIRWVCSSLRHAQPTCPGAQLCTVYYASLNFRDIMLATGKLSPDAIPGKWTSQDSLLGMEFSGRDASGKRVMGLVPAKGLATSVLLSPDFLWDVPSNWTLEEAASVPVVYSTAYYALVVRGRVRPGETLLIHSGSGGVGQAAIAIALSLGCRVFTTVGSAEKRAYLQARFPQLDSTSFANSRDTSFEQHVLWHTGGKGVDLVLNSLAEEKLQASVRCLATHGRFLEIGKFDLSQNHPLGMAIFLKNVTFHGVLLDAFFNESSADWREVWALVQAGIRDGVVRPLKCTVFHGAQVEEAFRYMAQGKHIGKVVVQVLAEEPEAVLKGAKPKLMSAISKTFCPAHKSYIIAGGLGGFGLELAQWLIQRGVQKLVLTSRSGIRTGYQAKQVRRWRRQGVQVQVSTSNISSLEGARGLIAEAAQLGPVGGVFNLAVVLRDALLENQTPEFFQDVCKPKYSGTLNLDRVTREACPELDYFVVFSSVSCGRGNAGQSNYGFANSAMERICEKRRHEGLPGLAVQWGAIGDVGILVETMSTNDTVVTGTLPQRMASCLEVLDLFLNQPHMVLSSFVLAEKAAAYRDRDSQRDLVEAVAHILGIRDLAAVNLDSSLADLGLDSLMSVEVRQTLERELNLVLSVREVRQLTLRKLQELSSKAGEANELACPTPKEDGLAQQQTQLNLRSLLVNPEGPTLMRLNSVQSSERPLFLVHPIEGSTTVFHSLASRLSIPTYGLQCTRAAPLDSIHSLAAYYIDCIRQVQPEGPYRVAGYSYGACVAFEMCSQLQAQQSPAPTHNSLFLFDGSPTYVLAYTQSYRAKLTPGCEAEAETEAVCFFVQQFTDMEHNRVLEALLPLKGLEERVAAAVDLIIKSHQGLDRQELSFAARSFYYKLRAAEQYTPKAKYHGNVMLLRAKTGGAYGEDLGADYNLSQVCDGKVSVHVIEGDHRTLLEGSGLESIVSIIHSSLAEPRVSVREG, encoded by the exons ATGGAGGAGGTGGTGATTGCCGGCATGTCCGGGAAGCTGCCAGAGTCGGAGAACTTGCAGGAGTTCTGGGACAACCTCATTGGCGGTGTGGACATGGTCACGGACGATGACCGTCGCTGGAAGGCGG GGCTCTACGGCCTGCCCCGGCGGTCCGGCAAGCTGAAGGACCTGTCTAGGTTTGATGCCTCCTTCTTCGGAGTCCACCCCAAGCAGGCACACACGATGGACCCTCAGCTGCGGCTGCTGCTGGAAGTCACCTATGAAGCCATCGTGGACGGAG GCATCAACCCAGATTCACTCCGAGGGACACACACTGGCGTCTGGGTGGGCGTGAGCGGCTCTGAGACCTCGGAGGCCCTGAGCCGAGACCCCGAGACACTCGTGGGCTACAGCATGGTGGGCTGCCAGCGAGCGATGATGGCCAACCGGCTCTCCTTCTTCTTCGACTTTAGAG GGCCCAGCATCGCACTGGACACGGCCTGCTCCTCCAGCCTGATGGCCCTGCAGAACGCCTACCAGGCCATCCACAGCGGGCAGTGCCCTGCCGCCATCGTAGGGGGCATCAACGTCCTGCTGAAGCCCAACACCTCCGTGCAGTTCTTGAGGCTGGGGATGCTCAGCCCCGAGGGCACCTGCAAGGCCTTCGACACAGCGG GGAATGGGTACTGCCGCTCGGAGGGTGTGGTGGCCGTCCTGCTGACCAAGAAGTCCCTGGCCCGGCGGGTGTACGCCACCATCCTGAACGCCGGCACCAATACAGATGGCTTCAAGGAGCAAG GCGTGACCTTCCCCTCAGGGGGTATCCAGGAGCAGCTCATCTGCTCGTTGTACCAGTCGGCCGGAGTGGCCCCTGAGTCATTTGAATACATCGAAGCCCATGGCACAGGCACCAAG GTGGGCGACCCCCAGGAGCTGAATGGCATCACCCGAGCCCTGTGCGCCACCCGCCAGGAGCCGCTGCTCATCGGCTCCACCAAGTCCAACATGGGGCACCCAGAGCCAGCCTCGGGGCTGGCAGCCCTGGCCAAG GTGCTGCTGTCCCTGGAGCACGGGCTCTGGGCCCCCAACCTGCACTTCCATAGCCCCAACCCTGAGATCCCAGCGCTGTTGGATGGGCGGCTGCAGGTGGTGGACCAGCCCCTGCCCGTCCGTGGCGGCAACGTGGGCATCAACTCCTTTGGCTTCGGGGGCTCCAACGTGCACGTCATCCTGAGGCCCAACACGCAGCCGCCCCCCGCACCCGCCCCACACGCCACCCTGCCCCGTCTGCTGCGGGCCAGCGGACGCACCCCCGAGGCCGTGCAGAAGCTGCTGGAGCAGGGCCTCCGGCACAGCCAGGACCTGGCTTTCCTGAGCATGCTGAACGACATCGCGGCTGTCCCCGCCACCGCCATGCCCTTCCGTGGCTACGCCGTGCTGGGTGGTGAGCACGGTGGCCCAGAGGTGCAGCAGGTGCCCGCTGGCGAGCGCCCGCTCTGGTTCATCTGCTCTG GGATGGGCACACAGTGGCGCGGGATGGGGCTGAGCCTCATGCGCCTGGACCGCTTCCGAGATTCCATCCTACGCTCCGATGAGGCTGTGAAGCCTTTCGGCCTGAAGGTGTCACAGCTGCTGCTGAGCACAGACGAGAGCACCTTTGATGACATCGTCCATTCGTTTGTGAGCCTGACTGCCATCCAG ATAGGCCTCATAGACCTGCTGAGCTGCATGGGGCTGAGGCCAGATGGCATCGTCGGCCACTCCCTGGGGGAGGTGGCCTGTGGCTACGCCGACGGCTGCCTGTCCCAGGAGGAGGCTGTCCTCGCTGCCTACTGGAGGGGACAGTGCATCAAAGAAGCCCATCTCCCACCGGGCGCCATGGCAGCCGTGG GCTTGTCCTGGGAGGAGTGTAAACAGCGTTGCCCCCCGGGCGTGGTGCCCGCCTGCCACAACTCCAAGGACACAGTCACCATCTCGGGACCTCAG GCCCCAGTGTTTGAGTTCGTGGAGCAGCTGAGGAAGGAGGGTGTGTTCGCCAAGGAGGTGCGGACCGGCGGTATGGCCTTCCACTCCTACTTCATGGAGGCCATCGCACCCCCACTGCTGCAGGAGCTCAAGAAG GTGATCCGGGAGCCGAAGCCACGTTCAGCCCGCTGGCTCAGCACCTCTATCCCCGAGGACCAGTGGCACAGCGGCCTGGCACGCACGTCCTCCGCCGAGTACAATGTCAACAACCTGGTGAGCCCCGTGCTGTTCCAGGAGGCCCTGTGGCACGTGCCTGAGCACGCGGTGGTGCTGGAGATCGCGCCCCACGCCCTGCTGCAG GCTGTCCTGAAGCGTGGCCTGAAGCCGAGCTGCACCATCATCCCCCTGATGAAGAAGGATCACAGGGACAACCTGGAGTTCTTCCTGGCCGGCATCGGCAGGCTGCACCTCTCAGG CATCGACGCCAACCCCAATGCCTTGTTCCCGCCTGTGGAGTTCCCAGCTCCCCGAGGAACTCCCCTCATCTCCCCCCTCATCAAGTGGGACCACAGCCTGGCCTGGGACGTGCCGGCCGCCGAGGACTTCCCCAACGGTTCTGGTTCCCCCTCGGCCGCCGTCTACAACATCG ACACCAGCTCCGAGTCTCCTGACCACTACCTGGTGGACCACACCCTCGACGGTCGCGTCCTCTTCCCCGCCACTGGCTACCTGAGCATAGTGTGGAAGACGCTGGCCCGCGCCCTGGGCCTGGGCGTCGAGCAGCTGCCCGTGGTGTTTGAGGATGTGGTGCTGCACCAGGCCACCATCCTGCCCAAGACTG GGACAGTGTCCCTGGAGGTACGGCTTCTGGAGGCCTCCCGCGCCTTCGAGGTGTCAGAGAACGGCAACCTGGTAGTGAGTG GGAAGGTGTACCAGTGGGATGACCCTGACCCCAGGCTCTTCGACCATCCGGAaagccccacccccaaccccgcgGAGCCCCTCTtcctggcccaggctgaagtttaCAAGGAGCTGCGTCTGCGCGGCTACGACTACGGCCCTCATTTCCAGGGCATCCTGGAGGCCAGCCTGGAAG GTGACTCGGGGAGGCTGCTGTGGAAGGATAACTGGGTGAGCTTCGTGGACACCATGCTGCAGATGTCCATCCTGGGCTCAGCCAAGCACGGCCTGTACCTGCCCACCCGTGTCACCGCCATCCACATCGACCCTGCCACCCACAGGCAGAAGCTGTACACACTGCAGGACAAGGCCCAAG TGGCTGACGTGGTGGTGAGCAGGTGGCTGAGGGTCACAGTGGCCGGAGGCGTCCACATCTCCGGGCTCCACACTGAGTCGGccccgcggcggcagcaggagcagcaggtgCCCATCCTGGAGAAGTTTTGCTTCACTCCCCACATGGAGGAGGGGTGCCTGTCTGAGCGCGCTGCCCTGCAGGAGGAGCTGCAACTGTGCAAGG ggctgGCACAGGCACTGCAGACCAAGGTGACCCAGCAGGGGCTGAAGATGGTGGTGCCCGGACTGGATGGGGCCCAGATCCCCCGGGACCCCTCACAGCAGGAACTGCCCCGGCTGTTGTCGGCTGCCTGCAGGCTTCAGCTCAACGGGAACCTGCAGCTGGAGCTGGCGCAGGTGCTGGCCCAGGAGAGGCCCAAGCTGCCAGAGGACCCTCTGCTCAGCGGCCTCCTGGACTCCCCGGCACTCAAGGCCTGCCTGGACACTGCCGTGGAGAACATGCCCAGCCTGAAGATgaaggtggtggag GTGCTGGCTGGCCACGGTCACCTGTATTCCCGCATCCCAGGCCTGCTCAGCCCCCATCCCCTGCTGCAGCTGAGCTACACGGCCACCGACCGCCACCCCCAGGCCCTGGAGGCTGCCCAGGCCGAGCTGCAGCAGCACGACGTTGCCCAGGGCCAGTGGGATCCCGCAGACCCTGCCCCCAGTGCCCTGGGCAGCGCCGACCTCCTGGTGTGCAACTGTGCTGTGGCTGCCCTCGGAGACCCGGCCTCAGCTCTCAGCAACATGGTGGCTGCCCTGAGAGAAGGGGGCTTTCTGCTCCTGCACACACTGCTCCGGGGGCACCCCCTCGGGGACATCGTGGCCTTCCTCACCTCCGCTGAGCCGCAGTACGGCCAGGGCATCCTGAGCCAG GACGCGTGGGAGAGCCTCTTCTCCAGGGTGTCGCTGCGCCTGGTGGGCCTGAAGAAGTCCTTCTACGGCTCCACGCTCTTCCTGTGCCGCCGGCCCGCCCCGCAGGACAGCCCCATCTTCCTGCCGGTGGACGATACCAGCTTCCGCTGGGTGGAGTCTCTGAAG GGCATCCTGGCTGACGAAGACTCCTCCCGGCCTGTGTGGCTGAAGGCCATCAACTGTGCCACCTCGGGTGTGGTGGGCTTGGTGAACTGTCTCCGCCGAGAGCCTGGCGGGAACCGCCTCCG GTGTGTGCTGCTCTCCAACCTCAGCAGCACCTCCCACGTCCCGGAGGTGGACCCGGGCTCCGCAGAACTGCAGAAGGTGTTGCAGGGAGACCTGGTGATGAACGTCTACCGCGACGGGGCCTGGGGGGCTTTCCGCCACTTCCTGCTGGAGGAGG ACAAGCCTGAGGAGCCGACGGCACACGCCTTTGTGACCACCCTCACCCGGGGGGACCTGTCCTCCATCCGCTGGGTCTGCTCCTCGCTGCGCCATGCCCAGCCCACCTGCCCTGGCGCCCAGCTCTGCACGGTCTACTACGCCTCCCTCAACTTCCGCGACATCATGCTGGCCACTGGCAAGCTGTCCCCTGATGCCATCCCAG GGAAGTGGACCTCCCAGGACAGCCTGCTAGGTATGGAGTTCTCGGGCCGAGACGCCAGCGGCAAGCGTGTGATGGGACTGGTGCCTGCCAAGGGCCTGGCCACCTCTGTCCTGCTGTCACCAGACTTCCTCTGGGATGTGCCTTCCAACTG GACGCTGGAGGAGGCGGCCTCGGTGCCTGTCGTCTACAGCACGGCCTACTACGCGCTGGTGGTGCGTGGGCGGGTGCGCCCCGGGGAGACGCTGCTCATCCACTCGGGCTCGGGCGGCGTGGGCCAGGCCGCCATCGCCATCGCCCTCAGTCTGGGCTGCCGCGTCTTCACCACCGTGG GGTCGGCTGAGAAGCGGGCGTACCTCCAGGCCAGGTTCCCCCAGCTCGACAGCACCAGCTTCGCCAACTCCCGGGACACATCCTTCGAGCAGCATGTGCTGTGGCACACGGGCGGGAAGG GCGTtgacctggtcttgaactccttggcggAAGAGAAGCTGCAGGCCAGCGTGAGGTGCTTGGCTACGCACGGTCGCTTCCTGGAAATTGGCAAATTCGACCTTTCTCAGAACCACCCACTCG GCATGGCTATCTTCCTAAAGAACGTGACATTCCACGGGGTCCTGCTGGATGCGTTCTTCAACGAGAGCAGTGCTGACTGGCGGGAGGTGTGGGCGCTTGTGCAGGCCGGCATCCGGGATGGGGTGGTACGGCCCCTCAAGTGCACGGTGTTCCACGGGGCCCAGGTGGAGGAGGCCTTCCGCTACATGGCCCAAGGGAAGCACATCGGCAAAGTCGTCGTGCAG GTGCTTGCGGAGGAGCCGGAGGCAGTGCTGAAGGGGGCCAAACCCAAGCTGATGTCGGCCATCTCCAAGACCTTCTGCCCGGCCCACAAGAGCTACATCATCGCTGGTGGTCTGGGTGGCTTCGGCCTGGAGTTGGCGCAGTGGCTGATACAGCGTGGGGTGCAGAAGCTCGTGTTGACTTCTCGCTCCGGGATCCGGACAG GCTACCAGGCCAAGCAGGTCCGCCGGTGGAGGCGCCAGGGCGTACAGGTGCAGGTGTCCACCAGCAACATCAGCTCACTGGAGGGGGCCCGGGGCCTCATTGCCGAGGCGGCGCAGCTTGGGCCCGTGGGCGGCGTCTTCAACCTGGCCGTG GTCTTGAGAGATGCCCTGCTGGAGAACCAGACCCCAGAGTTCTTCCAGGACGTCTGCAAGCCCAAGTACAGCGGCACCCTGAACCTGGACAG GGTGACCCGAGAGGCATGCCCTGAGCTGGACTACTTTGTGGTCTTCTCCTCTGTGAGCTGCGGGCGTGGCAACGCGGGACAGAGCAACTACGGCTTTGCCAATTCCGCCATGGAGCGTATCTGTGAGAAACGCCGGCACGAAGGCCTCCCAG GCCTGGCCGTGCAGTGGGGCGCCATCGGCGACGTGGGCATTTTGGTGGAGACGATGAGCACCAACGACACGGTCGTCACTGGCACGCTGCCCCAGCGCATGGCGTCCTGCCTGGAGGTGCTGGACCTCTTCCTGAACCAGCCCCACATGGTCCTGAGCAGCTTTGTGCTGGCTGAGAAGGCTGCGGCCTACAGGGACAGGGACAGCCAGCGGGACCTGGTGGAGGCCGTGGCACACATCCTGG GCATCCGCGACTTGGCTGCTGTCAACCTGGACAGCTCACTGGCGGACCTGGGCCTAGACTCGCTCATGAGCGTGGAGGTGCGCCAGACGCTGGAGCGTGAGCTCAACCTGGTGCTGTCCGTGCGCGAGGTGCGGCAGCTCACGCTCCGGAAACTGCAGGAGCTGTCCTCAAAGGCGGGTGAGGCCAACG AGCTGGCATGCCCCACGCCCAAGGAGGATGGTCTGGCCCAGCAGCAGACTCAGCTGAACCTGCGCTCCCTGCTGGTGAACCCGGAGGGCCCCACCCTGATGCGGCTCAACTCCGTGCAGAGCTCGGAGCGGCCCCTGTTCCTAGTGCACCCAATCGAGGGCTCCACCACCGTGTTCCACAGCCTGGCCTCCCGGCTCAGCATCCCCACCTATGGCCTGCAGTGCACCCGAG CTGCGCCCCTTGACAGCATCCACAGCCTGGCTGCCTACTACATCGACTGCATCAGGCAGGTGCAGCCCGAGGGCCCCTACCGTGTGGCCGGCTACTCCTACGGGGCCTGCGTGGCCTTTGAAATGTGCTCCCAGCTGCAGGCCCAgcagagcccagcccccacccacaACAGCCTCTTCCTGTTCGACGGCTCGCCCACCTACGTACTGGCCTACACCCAG AGCTACCGGGCAAAGCTGACCCCAGGCTGTGAGGCCGAGGCCGAGACGGAGGCCGTATGCTTCTTCGTGCAGCAGTTCACGGACATGGAGCACAACAGG GTGCTGGAGGCGCTGCTGCCGCTGAAGGGCCTAGAGGAGCGTGTGGCAGCCGCCGTGGACCTGATCATCAAGAGCCACCAGGGCCTGGACCGCCAGGAGCTGAGCTTTGCGGCCCGGTCCTTCTACTACAAGCTGCGTGCCGCTGAGCAGTACACACCCAAGGCCAAGTACCATGGCAACGTGATGCTACTGCGCGCCAAGACGGGTGGCGCCTACGGCGAGGACCTGGGCGCGGACTACAACCTCTCCCAG GTATGCGACGGGAAAGTATCCGTCCACGTCATCGAGGGTGACCACCGCACACTGCTGGAGGGCAGCGGCCTGGAGTCCATCGTCAGCATCATCCACAGCTCCCTGGCTGAGCCACGCGTGAGCGTGCGGGAGGGCTAG